In the Aneurinibacillus soli genome, one interval contains:
- a CDS encoding YjcQ family protein, translating into MELDTKQKVLLALYTEYQKDLPSMKRVNADMLGLEVNVFVVAIEKLNNEGMINDVQIIRGGQDPYPLAVRLDTTKLTRYGIEYVESKLDIEAKLSGPEKVKSVTKKLGEWGLEQVKDVVARIASETIKGSM; encoded by the coding sequence ACGGAGTATCAAAAGGATCTACCTAGTATGAAAAGGGTTAATGCAGATATGCTTGGATTAGAAGTGAATGTTTTTGTGGTTGCGATTGAAAAATTGAATAACGAAGGAATGATTAATGACGTCCAAATTATTCGTGGCGGTCAAGATCCTTATCCTTTAGCAGTTAGGTTAGATACCACAAAACTTACTCGGTACGGAATTGAATATGTGGAAAGCAAACTGGATATAGAAGCTAAGCTGAGTGGACCAGAGAAGGTAAAGAGTGTTACAAAGAAACTCGGAGAATGGGGACTTGAACAGGTTAAAGATGTTGTTGCCAGAATTGCATCCGAAACAATTAAAGGCAGTATGTGA